A window from Gossypium raimondii isolate GPD5lz chromosome 7, ASM2569854v1, whole genome shotgun sequence encodes these proteins:
- the LOC105802376 gene encoding CSC1-like protein At3g21620, translated as MATLSDIGVAAAINILSAFAFFLAFAILRIQPVNDRVYFPKWYLKGLRCSPLANGAFVSKFVNLDFRSYARFLNWMPAALQMPEPELIDHAGLDSAVYLRIYLLGLKIFVPIAFLAFTIMVPVNWTNNTLEHSGLTFSDIDKLSISNIPNGSLRFWTHLVMAYAFTFWTCYVLKREYEIVASMRLHFLASEQRHPDQFTVLVKNVPPDPDESVSELVEHFFLVNHPEHYLSHQVVYNANKLSELVNEKKKFQNWLDYYQNKYERNPSKRPLLKTGFLGLWGESVDAVDFYTAKNERLSRDISLEREKITSNPKSIMAAAFVSFKTRWGAAVCAQTQQCRNPTIWLTEWAPEPRDVYWENLSIPFVFLTIRRLIVAVAFFFLTFFFVIPIAIVQSLANIESIEKALPFLKPIIEVKVIKSFIQGFLPGIALKIFLLFLPTILMIMSKFEGFISLSALERRSASRYYFFQFINVFLGSIITGTAFQQLNNFIHQSTNEIPKTIGASIPMKATFFITYIMVDGWAGVAAEILRLKPLIIYHLKNFFLVKTEKDREEAMDPGTIGFNTGEPQIQLYFLLGLVYAIVTPILLPFVIVFFALAYVVFRHQIINVYNQEYESAAAYWPDVHLRIIVALIVSQLLLMGLLSTKEAASSTPLLITLPILTIWFHRFCKGRYEPAFVRNPLQEAMMKDTLERAREPNLNLKGFLQNAYIHPVFKSADGDKIDVAMEEWEEEPSLIATKRTSKRSTPLSSKHSVSSFSSPEDNKERSKP; from the exons ATGGCAACTCTAAGTGATATTGGAGTTGCAGCAGCTATCAATATTCTCAGTGCATTTGCCTTCTTTTTGGCATTTGCAATTCTTCGGATTCAACCAGTGAATGACAGGGTGTACTTCCCCAAATGGTATCTCAAAGGTTTAAGGTGCAGTCCTTTGGCCAATGGTGCATTTGTAAGCAAGTTCGTGAATTTGGACTTCAGGTCGTATGCCAGATTTCTCAACTGGATGCCTGCTGCACTCCAAATGCCGGAGCCCGAGTTGATCGACCATGCCGGATTGGATTCCGCTGTTTACTTGAGGATTTACTTGTTGGG GCTTAAAATTTTTGTTCCTATTGCGTTCTTAGCATTTACAATTATGGTGCCAGTTAATTGGACCAATAATACCCTGGAACATTCAGGCTTAACATTCAGTGATATCGATAAACTATCGATATCAAATATACCAAATGGATCACTTAG ATTTTGGACACATTTGGTAATGGCTTATGCCTTTACCTTTTGGACATGCTATGTGCTGAAAAGAGAGTATGAGATAGTGGCATCAATGAGATTACATTTCCTTGCATCGGAACAACGGCACCCAGACCAATTTACA GTGCTGGTAAAGAATGTCCCACCTGATCCTGATGAATCCGTTAGTGAGCTTGTCGAACATTTCTTTCTTGTCAACCATCCAGAACACTATCTCAGTCATCAG GTTGTTTATAATGCTAACAAGCTCTCAGAATTGGtcaatgagaaaaagaaatttcagaatTGGCTTGACtactatcaaaataaatatgaaaggAATCCATCTAAGAGACCTTtattaaag ACGGGTTTCCTTGGCCTCTGGGGAGAGAGCGTAGATGCAGTCGACTTTTATACAGCAAAAAATGAGAGATTATCTAGAGAT ATATCCTTGGAGAGGGAGAAGATTACCAGCAACCCTAAATCAATTATGGCAGCAGCATTTGTTTCCTTCAAAACTCGATGGGGAGCTGCTGTTTGtgcacaaactcaacaatgTAGGAACCCAACTATATGGTTGACTGAGTGGGCTCCGGAACCACGAGACGTGTACTGGGAAAACCTATCAATTCCATTTGTTTTTCTCACAATTCGGAGGCTCATTGTCGCTGTTGCATTTTTCTTCCTTACATTCTTTTTCGTGATTCCTATTGCAATCGTGCAATCCCTTGCTAACATAGAGAGCATCGAGAAAGCACTTCCCTTCCTAAAACCTATAATTGAAGT GAAAGTCATAAAGTCATTCATTCAAGGCTTTCTTCCTGGGATTGCTCTGAagatatttcttttatttctgcCCACAATATTGATGATAATGTCAAAGTTCGAAGGATTTATTAGCCTATCGGCTCTGGAAAGGAGATCGGCCAGTAGATATTATTTCTTCCAATTTATCAATGTTTTTCTCGGGAGCATAATCACCGGAACTGCCTTTCAGcaactaaataattttatacaccAGTCTACAAATGA GATACCGAAGACAATTGGTGCCTCAATTCCAATGAAGGCAACATTCTTCATTACTTATATAATGGTCGATGGTTGGGCTGGAGTTGCTGCCGAGATACTGAGATTGAAACCTTTGATAATCTATCACTTGAAGAATTTCTTCTTGGTTAAGACTGAAAAGGACCGGGAAGAGGCAATGGATCCTGGAACCATTGGTTTCAATACAGGAGAACCTCAAATACAGCTTTACTTCTTACTTGGTCTTGTGTATGCTATAGTTACTCCTATCCTGCTTCCTTTCGTAATCGTCTTCTTCGCATTGGCTTATGTCGTATTTCGCCATCAG ATCATAAATGTCTACAATCAAGAATACGAAAGTGCTGCTGCATACTGGCCCGATGTTCATTTACGTATCATTGTCGCATTAATCGTCTCACAGCTGCTACTAATGGGATTATTGAGCACAAAAGAAGCTGCTTCGTCGACCCCATTGCTTATCACCCTTCCAATATTAACCATATGGTTCCACAGATTTTGCAAAGGGCGTTACGAACCGGCTTTTGTCCGAAATCCTTTACAG GAAGCAATGATGAAGGATACATTGGAGCGAGCAAGGGAACCGAACTTGAACCTAAAAGGGTTCCTTCAGAACGCGTATATTCACCCGGTATTCAAAAGTGCAGATGGTGACAAGATTGATGTAGCCATGGAAGAATGGGAAGAGGAACCTTCCCTCATCGCTACAAAACGCACGTCTAAAAGGTCAACGCCATTATCTAGTAAACATAGTGTATCATCCTTCTCCTCGCCTGAAGATAACAAGGAACGTTCAAAACCTTGA